A single Pararhizobium sp. A13 DNA region contains:
- a CDS encoding cation-translocating P-type ATPase, translated as MSCCAPAIDMVLDIERAKSAGPSDDEILLARRALGNGLSQIDLSVPSVHCGACIQAIETGLSGLFGVERARVNLSTKRVSVSWRGGDVPDIVPTLARLGYPAHLADDPAIEKDGTLAELITAVAVAGFATGNIMLLSVSVWAGADGATRDLFHWLSALIAAPVMAFSGRIYFRSAWNALRHGRMNMDVPISLGVSLAYSMSLYETITHGHHAYFDASVSLLFFLLIGRTLDHLMRDRARAAVSGLIRLSPRGAVVIGADGRRGYLPLADIEPGMRLFVAAGERIPVNAVVLEGRSDLDCSLVTGESGSQRIEPGGAVLAGVQNLTGPLTIEATAAAKDSFLAEMVRLMEAAEQGKGAYRRIADRVSALYSPVVHLAALLSFLGWMAATGDWHLSVTIATAVLIITCPCALGLAVPIVQVVAARRLFEKGIMVKDGSAMERLAEIDTVVFDKTGTLTMGRVGPRDVTFVNEDDLAMAASLASFSRHPVSVAIDAAFSGRSRQPVTYENVVEHPGLGIEATLDGRRYRLGRTSWALDGREIPNSSAGTAFAVDGALRASFDCIDSLREGAKVAICELAGTGLSLEILSGDKASAVAEVADLLSIGMFNASVMPSGKVDRLDQLRAAGNKVLMVGDGLNDAPALSSAHVSMAPATGADIGRNAADFIFLRDSLMAVPLSLQIARNADRLIRQNFALAVIYNLIAVPIAILGFVTPLIAAIAMSGSSLLVIGNALRLRSGKGHTMSARTFRQHSSPKKEVPL; from the coding sequence CATCGAAACCGGCCTGTCCGGGCTTTTCGGTGTGGAACGCGCCCGTGTCAATCTGTCGACCAAACGCGTCTCCGTAAGCTGGCGCGGCGGCGATGTTCCGGACATCGTCCCGACGCTCGCCCGGCTTGGTTATCCCGCTCACCTTGCCGATGATCCTGCGATCGAGAAGGACGGCACCCTGGCCGAACTGATCACGGCCGTCGCCGTCGCCGGTTTTGCGACCGGCAATATCATGCTCCTGTCGGTATCCGTGTGGGCCGGTGCCGACGGCGCGACACGCGACCTGTTTCACTGGTTGTCGGCCCTGATCGCCGCACCCGTCATGGCCTTTTCCGGACGCATTTACTTCCGTTCGGCGTGGAATGCCCTGCGGCACGGACGCATGAACATGGATGTGCCGATTTCGCTCGGTGTGTCTCTCGCCTATTCGATGAGCCTCTACGAGACGATCACCCACGGGCACCACGCTTATTTTGACGCCTCGGTTTCGCTGCTGTTCTTCCTTCTGATCGGCCGGACGCTTGATCATCTCATGCGCGACCGCGCGCGCGCCGCTGTCAGCGGTCTCATTCGCCTGTCGCCGCGCGGTGCCGTGGTCATCGGTGCCGATGGCCGGCGCGGATATCTGCCGCTGGCCGATATCGAGCCCGGCATGCGGCTGTTTGTTGCTGCCGGCGAGCGTATCCCCGTGAACGCGGTCGTGCTTGAGGGGCGTTCCGATCTCGATTGTTCGCTAGTGACGGGCGAAAGCGGATCGCAGCGCATCGAGCCGGGTGGAGCCGTGCTGGCGGGCGTTCAAAACCTCACAGGCCCGCTCACCATCGAGGCAACCGCCGCGGCCAAAGATTCATTCCTTGCCGAGATGGTGCGGTTGATGGAGGCGGCCGAGCAGGGCAAGGGCGCCTACCGGCGCATCGCCGACCGGGTCTCGGCGCTCTATTCCCCCGTCGTGCACCTTGCCGCGCTCCTGAGCTTTCTCGGCTGGATGGCTGCCACCGGAGATTGGCACTTGTCGGTCACGATCGCGACCGCCGTGCTGATCATCACATGCCCCTGCGCGCTCGGCCTTGCCGTGCCGATCGTCCAGGTGGTCGCCGCCCGCCGCCTGTTCGAAAAGGGCATCATGGTCAAGGACGGCTCGGCCATGGAGCGGTTGGCCGAGATCGATACGGTCGTCTTCGACAAGACCGGCACGCTGACCATGGGACGGGTGGGGCCGAGGGACGTGACCTTCGTGAACGAAGACGACCTGGCAATGGCGGCAAGTCTCGCCAGTTTTTCCCGTCACCCGGTTTCCGTCGCGATCGATGCGGCTTTCTCCGGGCGTTCACGCCAGCCGGTGACCTACGAGAATGTGGTCGAGCATCCGGGTCTCGGTATAGAGGCGACGCTTGATGGCAGGCGTTACAGGCTCGGACGAACGTCGTGGGCGCTGGATGGGAGAGAAATTCCGAATTCATCGGCGGGAACTGCGTTTGCCGTTGATGGCGCCCTGCGCGCGTCATTCGATTGTATCGACAGCCTGCGTGAGGGGGCAAAGGTCGCCATTTGCGAACTGGCCGGGACTGGCCTGTCGCTGGAGATTCTCTCCGGCGACAAGGCGTCGGCGGTCGCAGAGGTTGCCGATTTATTGTCGATCGGCATGTTCAATGCGTCGGTCATGCCCAGCGGGAAAGTCGATCGTCTCGACCAACTACGCGCAGCGGGCAACAAGGTTCTGATGGTCGGGGATGGCTTGAACGACGCGCCCGCTTTGTCTTCGGCGCATGTCTCCATGGCCCCCGCGACAGGAGCGGACATTGGCCGAAACGCGGCCGATTTCATCTTCCTGCGGGACAGTCTGATGGCGGTGCCATTATCGCTGCAGATCGCCCGCAACGCCGACCGGCTCATAAGACAGAACTTCGCGCTGGCCGTCATCTACAATCTGATCGCAGTGCCGATCGCCATCCTCGGCTTCGTCACGCCGCTGATTGCGGCCATTGCCATGAGTGGTTCGTCGCTGCTGGTCATCGGTAATGCACTGCGGCTGCGATCCGGCAAGGGACATACGATGTCTGCGCGTACTTTTCGCCAGCATTCGTCGCCCAAAAAAGAGGTGCCACTATAA